DNA sequence from the Cottoperca gobio chromosome 10, fCotGob3.1, whole genome shotgun sequence genome:
caaaggctggagattttctcaattcaagaactggaagaTGCCCAGCGAATTAGCGCGTCTGATTCCAGATCAGAAGGGCGcatgttcaaatcacgtcagggtcaataTGTCAGTTTCTAAATCACTGAAAaatgaactatgttcaaatggaagaggatagtatctttcaacaaaggctggagattttctcaattcaagaactggaatatgcCCAGTGAGTTACATAACAATGCAATGACTGAACGAGCAATTCTACTACAatcaatataattaatttactaataccagtatttagtttgttagccgataaattgtagccaaagtatgactctgtggcgcaacggtagtgcgtctgactccagatcagaagggtgcgtgttcaaatcacgtcagggtcaaaatgtctgttcatacagctctgaacaatgaactatgttcaaatggaagaggatagtatctttcaacaaaggctggagattttctcaattcaagaactggaagaTGCCCAGCGAATTAACGCGTCTGATTCCAGATCAGAAGGGCGcatgttcaaatcacgtcagggtcaataTGTCAGTTTCTAAATCACTGAAAAATGAACTATGatcaaatggaagaggatagtatctttcaacaaaggctggagattttctcaattcaagaactggaatatgcCCTGGGAGTTATGAAATGACTGGATGAgcaattctacttatttcaatcaatataattcatttactaataccagtatttagtttgttagccgataaattgtagccagagtatgactctgtggcgcaacggtagtgcgtctgactccagatcagaagggtgcgtgttcaaatcacgtcagggtcaaaatgtctgttcatacagctctgaacaatgaactatgttcaaatggaagaggatagtatctttcaacaaaggctggagattttctcaattcaagaactggaagaTGCCCAGCGAATTAGCGCGTCTGATTCCAGATCAGAAGGGCGaatgttcaaatcacgtcagggtcaataTGTCAGTTTCTAAATCACTGAAAaatgaactatgttcaaatggaaggggatagtatctttcaacaaaggctggagattttctcaattcaagaactggaatatgcccagggagttacaaaacaatgaaatgactggacgagcaattctacttatttcaatcaatataattcatttactaataccagtatttagtttgttagccgataaattgtagccaaagtatgactctgtggcgcaacagtagcgcgtctgactccagatcagaagggtgcgtgttcaaatcacgtcagggtcaaaatgtctgttcatacagctctgaacaatgaaccatgttcaaatggaagaggatagtatctttcaacaaaggctggagattttctcaattcaagaactggaatatgcccagtgagttacataacaatgcaatgactggacgagcaattctacttatttcaatcggtataattcatttactaataccagtatttagtttgttagccgataaattgtagccaaagtatgactctgtggcgcaacggtagtgcgtctgactccagatcagaagggtgcgtgttcaaatcactgtcagggtcaaaatgtctgttcatacagctctgaacaatgaactatgttcaaatggaagaggatagtatctttcaacaaaggctggagattttctcaattcaagaactggaagaTGCCCAGCGAATTAACGCGTCTGATTCCAGATCAGAAGGGCGcatgttcaaatcacgtcagggtcaataTGTCAGTTTCTAAATCACTGAAAaatgaactatgttcaaatggaagaggatagtatctttcaacaaaggctggagattttctcaattcaagaactggaatatgcCCTGGGAGTTATGAAATGACTGGATGAgcaattctacttatttcaatcaatataattcatttactaataccagtatttagtttgttagccgataaattgtagccaaagtatgactctgtggcgcaacggtagcgcgtctgactccagatcagaagggtgcgtgttcaaatcacgtcagggtcaaaatgtctgttcatacagctctgaacaatgaactatgttcaaatggaagaggatagtatctttcaacaaaggctggagattttctcaattcaagaactggaagttcaatcaatataattcatttactataccagtatttagtttgttagccgataaattgtagccaaagtatgactctgtggcgcaacggtagcgcgtctgactccagatcagaagggtgcgtgttcaaatcacgtcagggtcaaaatgtctgttcatacagctctgaacaatgaaccatgttcaaatggaagaggatagtatctttcaacaaaggctggagattttctcaattcaagaactggaatatgcccagtgagttacataacaatgcaatgactggacgagcaattctacttatttcaatcagtataattcatttactaataccagtatttagtttgttagccgataaattgtagccaaagtatgactctgtggcgcaacggtagcgcgtctgactccagatcagaagggtgcgtgttcaaatcacgtcagggtcaaaatgtctgttcatacagctctgaacaatgaaccatgttcaaatggaagaggatagtatctttcaacaaaggctggagattttctcaattcaagaactggaatatgcCCAGTGAGTTACATAACAATGCAATGACTGAACGAGCAATTCTACTACAatcaatataattaatttactaataccagtatttagttgttagccgataaattgtagccaaagtatgactctgtggcgcaacggtagtgcgtctgactccagatcagaagggtgcgtgttcaaatcacgtcagggtcaaaatgtctgttcatacagctctgaacaatgaactatgttcaaatggaagaggatagtatctttcaacaaaggctggagattttctcaattcaagaactggaatatgcccagtgagttacataacaatgcaatgactggacgagcaattctacttatttcaatcaatataattaatttactaataccagtatttagtttgttagccgataaattgtagccaaagtatgactctgtggccCAACGGTATCGTGTCTGAttccagatcagaagggtgAGTGTTCAAATCAAGTCAGGGTCAATATGTCTGTTCCTACAGCTCTGAAACTTGAACTATTTTCAAATGGAAGAagatagtatctttcaacaatggctggagattttctcaattcaagaactggaagaTGCCCAGGGAGTTAGATAACAATGAATGACTGAACTAGCAATTCTACTTGAATAATTTCTTATCATTAATTTACCAGTACGAGTATTAGCTGTTAGCCgataaattgtagccaaagtatgactctgtggtgCAAAggtagcgcgtctgactccagatcatAACGGTGTttgttcaaatcacgtcagggtcaaaatgtctgttcatacagctctaaaaaatgaactatgttcaaatggaagaggattgtatctttcaacaaaggccggagattttctcaattcaagaactggaatatgcCCAGGGAGTTACATAACAATGAAATGATTGGGCTAGCAATTCTACTTGAGTCTAGTCTTATCATTAATATACCAGTACGAGTATTAGTTTGTTAGCCATTAAAATGaagccaaagtatgactctgtggggcaacggtagcgcgtctattacagttcaatatcttacagtgttatcggctgtatgatgtatgttatgcgtgagtgtgacaaagtgacaactgAAGATTtcaattattaaatatgttgtttggtccaaaccattgatctaattattatttttaacaccattattatagtatgtatttttttcattgttatcacactttacacacacgtgtcattttagacccatgtgtgtaaacctgatgtagtaatacaaaaactatCTTAGTttataaattaagaaagaaaaaatgaaaataatgatttgtggtcatcaaaaacaagatatttcatgaatacttggaatatgaaatgattaaataaattgatttccaaaaatattgtAAAGAAACACTCAGCCATGCATGAAATCACTTAGGAAATGAATCCGGGTCCGTTTGGACCCATGCTGCgcattagaagggtagtgatacaaaagtgatttttattcaaaaagtaaaaatttaaataagaatttgtgatgatcaaaaacaagGTAATTGAGGAATTCCTGGAATtctgaatgattaaagtaatttattacaaagatatttacaattaaaactcacccgggtctatttggacccatgttATGCATCAAAGGGTTAACAAGATTGGGACAGAGAATATGCTacaatacacaaatatatactcCACAATTTACTTTTGTAATGCATGCACAGTCAGTGCTTGTAGTGCCgacacaagaaagaaagaaagaaagacagaaggaagaagaagaaaggaatgGAGGAAactaaagaagaaaacaagtaaTTGCAAGGGAAGGAAatggaaggaaaaggaaataaaagaaagaaggatttgaagaaacaaaagaaggaaggaatgaatgaagaaaaaaaacaaggaaggaaacaaaaaaaagaaagaaaatgaattgaagatacaatgaaaacatttttttaacaaGGAAGGGATAAAGGAAGAAAGGACTGGAAGAAGGaggaaaataagaaagaaagttgTATAGGAAAAGAACAGAATACATTAAtgtgagagaatgagagggaatAAGGAAGAAttcaaggaaataaaaaaacaaacaaataaagagaCCAGTAATaaggatataaaaaaataaaaaggcagagaCTCACTGAGCATCCTGCAGACCCCCATCACGGTCTGAAAGACAGGACTGGAGAAGCAGGCTCGGAGCCTCAGGGTAAGGCCATTGGGCAGCCCCAGTCTCAGGGGCTTGTGTTGGGGCATGAACACCAGCCGTGCGTCGGCTTGGACGCCATATTTATCCAGACTCCAAGCTGCTCGCAGCAGCCACCGCTGCTTCTGCTCCCACCACAGCGCATGGTCCGACCAATCACGCTTTATCTCTGCAGAggacagacacaaaacacatgttgctGAAGACTGAAACACAGTTAAAAGTTTCAAATTTTCTGTCTTTCATGTCTTTACCTCAAGAACTAGAAATGCTTAATTCAACTGACTTCTAGTAAAAGATAACAATATATTGTTCATTTTGTCGTTCCACTAgactctgtggcgcaacggtagcgcgtctgactccagatcagaaggttgcgtgttcaaatcacgtcagggtcaatgtttcttcttcttatgcAGCATTATTTCTATGTACATAGTAATTTTGTATATGTTCCATAAAGTTACTTAAAATGttactataataatattctATTCTACGGACatcttttcttattgttttggcTGAGTGCTTTACTTTTAATTTTACAGATGAGTAGTGCAAGGAAATTAagcaattacattacagttacgaTGTAAATTAAAGTAACACACCGTTACTTTGACTATTTGGTTACACTCTAACTACATAACTCTCAAAGTCTGTACACAATACAGCATAACACGGTTTATATCATAATATGGGCTTTCTCCTAGAACATCTTTTTTAGTGTTAATTTATGCCCGAGTCTGGCCTGAGATAGGAGATGAAATTCTCTGCAGGTAACAACTCGAGCACTGAAAACGACATTTATCAATTACTTTTGTCTCTAGAGATCTAGGAGTTAAATGGTTTTAACAGCACACATTTTAGACTGTAACACTTAACCTGGTCTGAGAAAGGAGGGGATGCACATCTCGAAATAATACATGCAATGTAACTTTACTAGAGATGAATCAAATGCGGTTATCAGCACACATGCTTAAAAGCACATCGATAAAGAACACTAAAGAGTGTCCCCTCTTTGAGAGCTTAATCAAGGAAACCTTGATCATTTCAGACCAATCGTATCAAGGACATTTTACTTCTACTGAGCCTAAGGTGAATCTAAATGTTTATAAACTATAGACTTTAGATATCAACATTGACGAATCCCTCAAAGAAGATTGTAGGCATACCGTTTGATTTTGAACCATAGTCATGCAAACATTGTCAATAATTATATTGCCTGTTTTCGCTTTTTGCTGTGTCGCGCAGACTGTGCGCGTGCCCGCAAGGTGCATGCACGTGTCCGACCACAACATCTGACATATCTCCAATTTGTCTAAAGACAGACGGAAgactctgtggcgcaacggtagcgcgtctgactccagatcagaaggttgcgtgttcaaatcacgtcagggtcatTATTTCTGCTCGTGGAGATTAATAATTAATGGTGAAATAGATCATTAAACGAACCTTTTTTCAAGGTGCTATTAAAGGTCTTGATGGTCGTGTACATGTTTAAACTTTAAACCATGAACAAATTCAAATATTATATGGACAGACTAAGATAAAGCCAGCAAGAAATCTTAAAAAGGAAGCCTTATCGGGTACATTTGCTTGTCTAGTACATTTCAAAATCGGAATTTAGTTTAATAACAggacaataataaaaagacagGATGGACAGGATGTTTGCTGTGTTAAGGCACATgctgaaaatatataaatgcacccttaaagaaaaaataattaaagcacATTCAGATCAAACGGAGGTGTGTGTTACTTAGCTGATGCGTGATTTATGATAATGCATGCAGGATGTATCATGAAATCCTGTCAAAGTGATACCTATACTCAATGTGAGAACTCTTGCATGTCCATGCAAACTATGTAACATTTTTTAGTCTGTGTAttgagactgagactgagactgacaaacagacagacaaacagacagtaCAGTGACCCACGTGTCTTTTCCACCAGCTTCAGGATGACCCCTCCAACGTGCAGGTCAGATGCCACGCTGATGGTGACAGGTGGCGCGTCAGACCCCAGGTCCTCCACTGTGACCGACAGGTCCCACGCCGCCATACTGCGAGAAAGAGGTCTGGCATGTATAGAAGACAGAAAGGagaataaaacagagaagacagacatgaaAGACAGTGAAAGAATACAATTAA
Encoded proteins:
- the LOC115014289 gene encoding fermitin family homolog 3-like, with protein sequence MAAWDLSVTVEDLGSDAPPVTISVASDLHVGGVILKLVEKTQIKRDWSDHALWWEQKQRWLLRAAWSLDKYGVQADARLVFMPQHKPLRLGLPNGLTLRLRACFSSPVFQTVMGVCRMLSESLPFYFFISLLLVSLFVCFFISLNSSLFPLILSH